ATCTTAATGGTAATGGTTTAGAGCAGCCAAAAGACTATGAACAGCCAAGTTCTCCAATGAATCACTCATCCTTTACCCAAAAATCATATTCAATTTACGAATACATGGAAATGGCTTCAATTGTAAAGAATTACATGGATGAAAATGGTAGAGCTCCTGATTCCATTGACTATAAAGGTGCTCATATAGGATATTATGACTTAGTATATAACTTTGCTAAATTAACAGCAAATCATACTGATGGAAGACATATGGATTTCAGTCATGATACAGAGTTTACTAAATTAAATAATGATCCATTAGCAGAATATGGACAATACATAATAATAATTGGTGCTATAATAATAGTTCTTGGAACTATTAGAAGACTATTTAGAAGAAGACGAAGAAGATATTAGATTTTTCGCTTCTATTTTTTTTAAAAATTCTATTTTTTTATTTATTATTGTAATGAAATAGATTATATAATATTTTAGATAAATACTCAAATAATCCATAAACTAATTCTAATAGAGGACAATTATGAGTAATAATAATATTGATTTATATAAGAAAGATAAGGCAATTAAACGTTATAATTTTATTAAAGAACTTGATTATACTGATAGTGAATATAAGAAGAATTTAAGAAAACATATGGCTAATCATCGTCAGAATGCTAGAGGCTTATTAAATCCACGTTTAACAGCAAAGCAGGAATTGTTGATGTATGAAATGTATGGATTTGAGAGCATGAAAAATTATGCATTAGATGTACTTAAGCAAAATATTGAATATTGCACAGTTTTAGAAGCTGACAGTCATGACAAACAAATTTCGTTAACAGAAAAATTTCTTAGAGAAAGTAATAATAAGGAATATCTTTTAACATTAAAGCCTTTCAGCACTAAAAATGGTAATTCATGGTATACTCCTGTGGATAGATTAGTTAATTGGATTGATTGTTATATGATTCAAAGAGAGGTTTTTTTTAAGTATGCTAATAAAGATGAAATCTTACTATATCTACCAAGTTATTTTCAGGATAATATCTTATCAATGATTACGTATACTGAAAATGAGGAGATGGATTTTGATAAGGATATAGATGAGATTGCTAAAGTGTATGATACATTAGTAAATGGTGTTATAGATGTACTTGAAAGTCTTCCAGAGGATAAAATGATTGATAACTTGTTTACAATGGATTATAAACAAATCAAAAAGAATAAGAAAATTATACGAGAATTAGGTAAGGATTATCTTAAATTAATGGAATAATAACTTTCATTAATTATTATTTTTTTTTTAAAAAATGAGTATGGTGAAAGAAGGGTAATTGGTTATGTAATTACTCTTCTATATTTACTGATACAAGATCGTTTTCATCTGATGCTCTTTGGAAAGCATCTATTAGTAGTGGATCTATTTTATCAGGGTTTGTTATATTTACTATTGTTTTCGTGTAGAATCCTACTAGGTAGAAGTAAATATCTTCGTAGTCACCGGTGAACTCTGGTAGGTCAAATGTTTCTTTTAGATAATTATTTTGATCTTCTTCTATTTTTTTTCCATCTATGTCGAATTTGTTCATTTTTTATTCTTCCAATTATTTTAATAACAATAGTTATATTATTTATAGTATTAAAACTTTATACTTTTTTTATCTAAAGATAAACTTTTACTATATTTTTTCTACAAAAAATAATTAAAGACTATCATCAACAGTATTATTAATTAAATCTAATTTATGAGGAATAATCTCATAATCTTCTAATTCATATCCAATATCTTCATAGCCTTCAAGTTCATCCTCAGTAAATTGTTTTCCTAGCAATCCCCCAACATCAATAATCTTATTAACTTTAAAGTTAGCAGTCACTATACCTCTATGAGTATTTTCTATGACAAAATCGTTTATAGTATCTGAAAAATGTGTTAGCACAATAGCTGTTTTCTTCTCTTTCATTTCTAACTCAGGGTCACTACCTGCAGAGCCCATTCTATCAAGAAATATCTTTGATTGTCCTGCTAAATCACCGAAATATATTGGTGCTGAGAATATGAAATAATCAGATGCTCTAATCTTATCAAGAAGTTCATTTAAATCATCATTTAATACACATCCACCACCTTGCTTGCACTTTCCACAGCCGGTACAACAGTGAATGTTATAATCATCAAGGAATAAAACCTCATTAGATCCTCCAGCATCTTCAATTCCAATGGTTAATCTATCCACAATTTTCTTAGAATTTCCATTACGTCTACATGAAGTTATTAAAGTTACTGCTTTCATTAAATCACCTTCTATTTAAAAGATTAAATTATGAAATTAATAAACTTTATTAAAATAAATTAGTCTTTAAAATTAAAAATTAGTTTACATAGCGCGGGTTTTTATAAAAAAAAGTTTATAAAGGATTAAAAATTAATCCTCCTTATTGGTTATGCCAACCATCTACAATTAAATGGTAATCAGGGGAATTATGGTTAATTTTAATAGTATAGTTATTCATATCAATAATATCTCGATTATTATTTACTATTAGATATGCATAGCCCTGACTAATATCTAGGTTATACTCAGCATAATTTTTATAACCATTACTTTCAAGTACTTTAATGTAAGTTTGTAATCTATCCTTATACTTAAATGATTTTTTATGTATCTTACCCTCTTCAATATATTCTACAGTGATTTTATTACCTACTTCATCACTAAACTTATTTCTTGCACGTTCTTTTCTGTATTTTCTTTTATCATTAATGAAGTTATGATAACTATCTTTTAAATTGTTGTAATTATTATTAATACTGTTGACGGTATTCTGAACTTTTATACTGAGATTATTGAAGAATCTTGTAAATCTACTTGTACTTCCAGGATAATTATTTTCAGGTTTTACAAAGTAATCAATCAAACTCCATAGTTTAGATAGTATAAATGATGGTTTTTTGATTGTTTTATTATCCATTTTATACATTGAGATAAAGTCAAGGAGGATTACTACTAGTAAGGGTATTGTTAGAAATCCCCATGTAAATAGATTTATTATCATTGATATAATTGACCATTGAAATAGGAATGATAATAGATAAATCCATTTAATCATGTTATTAATATTAAAATTATTATTCATATTATTATAATTTGCTTTCATTATCTTAACCTTTAATATATAGTAGTTTCATCTTTTATATACTTATTGTTATTTTATTAATTAAAGAAAAATTGAATTGAAATCATGGTTAAAATTTAATAATAAGGTATTACATAATAGTATTATACCTTTATATAATCTATATAAATTTTCAATAATAGAAATTTATGGATAATTCAAACTAAGGGATATAAACTATTTTTTTTAGGTTAATATCTAATATACATATTTCAGTTAAAGAAAATTGTTTATATTTACTAATTAAAGGTGTAATGATTATAATGAATTGGAATTTTGATTTCACAGAAAAACAGATAATCATTACAGTATTCTTTTGTATGGCATTCACAATATCAAATCTAATTACTGTTAAAATTATAGATTTACACTTTTTAGGATTAGAAGTACCAGCAGGAGTACTTATTTATCCATTAGTTTATATTTTAACAAATGTAATTACAGAAGTATATGGTGAAAAAACAGCACAAAAAACTTTAGCACTAGGTATAGCTGCTGATGTATTATTCGTATTCATGACAACATTAATATTAGTATTACCATCACCAGCATTCTATACAGGTGATTCAAGTTTACAATTTGTATTTACACAAACACCTAGAATACTAATAGCATCATACATCAGTTATCTAGCAGGTAACCTTGTAAATGCAAGAGTAACAACAATTGTAAACCGTGGAACATCCTATTTACAAATTAAAAACTTAGGAGCAATAGCTCTTGGTGAATTAATTGATAATATAATATTCATAGGATTAGCATTCATAGGATCTGTACCAGTAATTGACATAGTTATCATGATATTCAGTCACTGGGTAATCAGTTTAATATGGAATGTAATAGCACAACCATTCACTGCTAGAACAGTTAAATGGGCTGCTAAAGGAAAACCAGAAGATACTGTTAATGCATAAATAAATAGGAATGATATTCTATTTTTATTAAACATATTCTTTTTTTATTTTTTTATATACTTTTTTTATACACAATATATTCTAAGAAAAAATATATTAATCCTTTAATAAAGATTATATTGACTAGATTAAAATAAAATATAATTTTAATATTAAGGGGAAAGACTATTTTGTCGAATAACATAAATTCAATTAATAATCCGAATAATAAGTCGTTTAAGATTTCAGTAATAATGGCTGTATATAATACAGAAAATTATCTGAATCAAGCTATTGATTCGATTCTACATCAAACAATAGGCTTTAGAGAAAATATACAACTTATATTGGTTAATGATGGTAGCACTGATGATTCAGAGGATATCATGAGAAGTTACCAGGAACAGTATCCTGATAATATAATTGTTATATCGCAGGAAAATCAGGGGCAGTCCGCTGCTCGTAATAATGGTTTAAACTATGTTAGAGGTAAGATTGTTAACTTCTTAGATAGTGATGACTACATATCAGAATCCGCATTTGAGGATGTTTACTACTTCTTTTTAGAAAACTATGATAAAACAGATGTTGTATCAATACCATATTATTCATTTGGTAGAATTGAACAACCTCATAAACTAAATTATAAATATGAATCAACTAGAATAATTGATTTACTAGAAGAACCAGATAATCCACAATTATCCGCATCTTCTGCATTCATAAAATATGATGTACTTAAAGACTTTACTTTTTCAACAGATTTGGTAGGATCTGAGGACGCTTTACTTATAAATATGATTCTATTAAACAAGAAAACATTAGGTGTAGTTAATTCTGCACAATACTACTATCGAAAAAGAAAAGATGCTAGTTCTACAATAGATGTTATCTACAAGATAAAAGAAGGTTATACAGATAGATTAGAGAACTATTTCATGGAACTAATAAACTATTCTATATCAAAGGTAGGTTATGTTCCAGAATTTATCCAGTACACATTAGCATATGATTTACAGTGGATAATACAACTTCCAAACCTAAAATATGTCTTTGATAAAAAAGGAGAAATACCTGAATTTTGGAAGATAATGAATGATGTAATTAGTTACATTGAAGACGATGCTATAATTAATAACAGAGGTATAGTTTCAAACCAACATAAATCATTCCTAATATATCTAAAAAACTTAGAACTAAGATATGAGATAAAAGATGATGATATTGTATTAATGTCAGCAGATCATCAATTAGATAAACTTAAAGACCATTCATTACATATAGATATAATAGAAATTAAAAATAACACGCTAAATATATCGGGATATACTCATACTCACTTTAAATCAGATAAAATAACAATACAAGCAGTAATTAATAATAATTCAGATAGATATCTAGGAAAAATGGTACATTATCCAACTCGTGATAATGTTAAATTCTTATCAATACCATGGACATTAATTTACAATTTTGACATAAAAATACCATTAGATGTTGTAATGAATTCACAAGTCAAAATTAAAGTGAATTACCACATTGACGGAGATACAAGTAATTTCAGCAGGGACAACTTAATCTCTGATTATCTAGAAATAAAATTCTCAAAAAATGCAAGATTATCTAAAACAAGCATATACTCTGTCAGAGATTCAAAAGTTATACTGTTTAAAAATAATTCATTTTATATTAGTAAATATGATTTCTTTTCAATACTTAGACATGAAAGAAGCATATTTAAAAAGATATTACAAGAAAAAAAATTTGGATACAAAGAAATTCTAAAAATTAAACTATTATATCTACTAAAACATTTTTTAAAGGGATATAGAAAGCCAATTTATCTTTTCATGGATCGTCCAGAGCAAGGTGATGATAATGGTGAACACCTATTTAAACACGCGTTAACTTGTAATGATAACATAAGAAAATATTTCATAGTGGAAGAGGATTCTAAAACATTTAAACCAGTATCACGATTAGGTGAAGTAGTACCCTACAAATCACTAAAACATAAATTATTATTCCTATTTGCAGATAAAATTATTACTTCACATCCTGACGAACCAGTAATTAATCCATTTTTCTCATACAGTCCAAATAAGGATGAAAGACATTTTATCAGTGGTCTTGGAAATGCTGAGATATACTTTTTACAACATGGAGTGACAAAGGATAACATTTCACCTTATCTTAAAAAGTATGATAAGAACTTATCATTAATAGTAACAGTATCTGACAAAGAACATGATTCATTTATGGATGATGGATATAATTATGATGAAAATATTATTCAAACACTAGGATTTCCACGATTTGATAATCTGGAAAGTCATCCATGTAAACAAATATTAATTATTCCAACATGGCGTGATTATCTTGAAGGAAATGAAGATTTATTCATAAATTCAGGATATTATACTAAATTAAACAATCTATTAAATGATGAAAGATTAATAAAATTAGCAAAAGAATATGGCTATAAAATAGTATTCAAGCCACATCCACGTTTAATGCATAAAATAAACGAAAAAACTAATAAAAGATATATTGATTTAATAAAATTTAATCAGTATATTAGATTAAGTACAGATGATTTATATCAAGAATTATTCAGCGAATCATCATTATTAATCACTGATTACTCATCAGTATTCTTTGATTTTGCATATTTAAAGAAACCAGTAATATATTATCATCCAAATAATGATTATCATCACTCAAAAAGTTACTTTGATTATGATAAGATGGGATTTGGTAGTGTTGAGATGAATGATAAATCATTAATTAATAAAATAGCTGAATATCTTGAAAATGATTGTGAAATGGAAGATATATATAAACAGAGAATTGACCAGTTTTTTAAATTTAAGGATAAACATAATTCACAGCGTGTCTATGATTGGATAAAGAATCACTAGGTGTAATATATGAGATTAGTTATACAGAGAGTAAACAATGCAAAGGTTGAAGTAGATAATAAAGTAGTAGGTAATATTGATAAGGGCTACATGGTACTAGTAGGCTTTGGTAAACATGATACTAGAAAGGAAGCTGACTACATGGTTAATAAAATTATGCATCTACGCGTATTTGAAGATGATGAGGGACGTATGAACCTAAATATTAATGATGTTCAAGGAGAGTTATTATTAATTCCACAATTTACATTATATGGTGATGTTAGTCATAATAACAGACCCTCCTTTTCTAATGCTATGAATCCGGAGGATGCTGAGAAGTTATTTGATTATTATTGTGATAAGTGTAGTGACTATGTTCATGTTGAAAGAGGTATTTTTGGAGCTTTCATGAATGTTAGCTTGGAGAATAATGGTCCTGTAACAATTCTTGCTGATAAAGAATATAAAAAATAAGAAAAAAGAAGAGAAGGTTAATTTAGCTAAATATTTCATTAGTTGCATCTGCTGCTGGGTCAAATTCCTCTGATACTTCTTTCATATATTTTGGTATATCCATGTGTTGTGGACATTGTTCTACACATGCTCCACATTTTATACAATCAGATGCTCTACCATATTCATCTCTTGTTATATAACTAAGGTAGTAGTTGAGTTGCTATGAGAAACCTTTCCATTCGGTCTGTTTTTCTGTATTATATAATTCAAAGTATTTAGATATGTATATATTTTTTGGACAACTGTTTATACAGTAATCACAGGACGTACATGGTATTGCTATTGCTGAATGAATAATATCTGCTACATTGTTTATTATTTCCTGTTCTTCATTATTAATTGGTTTAAGATTATTAAATGTTTCTAGATTATCCTCTAATTGTTCTTGATTACTTATTCCACTTAATACCATCATAACGTTATCTAATTCTGCTACAAATCTCAATGCCCATTACTCCACTTAATACCCTCATAACGTTATCTAATTCTGCTACAAATCTCAATGCCCATGATGCGGGTGATGCTTCACTATTATATTCTTTCATTAATTTTTCTGCTTTCGGTGGTACATTTGCTAAGGATCCACCTTTAACTGGTTCCATTATTATTACTGGTTTTTCGTATTTTTTTGATAGTTCATAGCATTTTCTTGCTTCTACTCCATTATCTTCCCAGTCAAGGTAGTTTAGTTGTAATTGTATGAATTCTATTTCGGGTGTTCTTTTAGGATTTTTTCCAGGTATTTAGAGTTATCGTGCATTGATATTCCAATGTTTTTTATTTGTCCTACTTCTTTTTTGTCTGCTATGAATTTGAAGCAATCAGCTATATCTAATGCTTTATCTGTCCATGAGCAGAGGTTGTGTAACATATAATAATCAAAGTATTCTACTCCTGTTCTTTCTATTTGTTCATTGAATAATTTTTCTAAATCTCTGGTTTTTTAACAAAGAATAGTGGAAATTTATCTGAAATTATGTAGGATTCTCTTGGATATCTTTTTACTACTCCTTCTTTAAATGCTACTTCACTTTTTCCATTATGGTAAGGGTATGCTGTGTCGAAGTAGTTGTATCCATTTTCCATGTAGGTATCTATTATTTTATTTAATTGTTCTTGGTCTATGTGTTCAGGGTTTTCATCTATTTGAGGTAATCTCATCATTCCGAATCCGAATTTTTTCATCATATCACTCCTCATTATTTAATTTTATATTAATTCTTGTTTTTAAATATTCACATATATGAATATAATAATTATGTAAGGAATAATTGTATTCTTTGATTAAATCATTTTATAATAAAATAGAGAGGTTTATATAAGATAATAAATTAAATATCTACTAATGAAAAACGGAGGTGTACTTATGGACATCGGTAATTGGGAGATTAACACACCTGCAATAATCATGATATTATTAGGTATTTTAGCATTAATCTTTCCAGCTGCATCAACTCAGACTATAGGTATAATAGTAGGTATATTATTCTTATTAATAGCAATTGTTTTAATCATAGCAGGTTTTGCTGAGATTGCTGTTTCAAGAGCTTTTGCAGGTTTTACATTGATAATAGCGATATTATGTATATTATTAAGTTATTTCTTAATGTTTAATCCGGCATCAGTTGCAATACTTGTAAGTGTAATAATATATTTACTTGGTATTATAATGATTATAGTTGGAATATTTAACTTAGTAACAGGTCAACTATTTAAACCATTAAGTGCAATGGGTATCACCGGATTAATATTTGGTATATTATTCATAGTAATAGGAGTCTTTGTAAGAAATCCTACTGTATTAGGTATAATAGTTGGTCTATGGCTAATAATATCAGGAATACTATCAATTTATGGAGATAATGATAAAAATTATATAGACATCTAATCTCCTTATTTAATTATTTTTTTTTAACCTATTTTTTCTTTTATTTTATTAACTAATTTTAATAGTAAATATTAACACTTATTTTTAATATAACATAAATTAATAACAATAATAAATATTTCTTTTTAGAAAAATCAGTATTAGAACCATAGAAATAATAAATGAGGTTAGATATTAATGGATTCAGTAGGTATGGATAAAATAAATGATTTAACAGAAGGTCCATTATTTGATGAGTTTATCAAGGCAACAGGTCTAACAAGTGATGATGCAATGTATCTTAAAAATCAATTAATAGATGATTATAATAATTATAGAATCAATGAAGATAGTGTGGAAGACCGTTTAAATGAATTAGTTAATACTATCTTAATTAGCAAGGGATATGATATTGGTTTGGATCCTGAGGAGAAACTCTTAACTTATTACTATAATCAAGATTATACATTAATGCATTGCACAGTATGTGGTAATCCAATACTCTATAATGATAATTACTGTAGCAAGTGTGGTAGTAGAACACAATATCATTCTAATACAAGTTTAGGCTTCTTTAATAATAGAAAGATTAATAATATTCCTGATAATAATACAATTCAAGAGGATTTCTCAGATAATACTGTAAATGAAATAATGTTTGATGATAATGTATTTAAGTATGCTATTGTAACGTATTTAAATATTTTAAATGATCCAAGTAGTGATAATTTGGATGATAACACATTTAACTACTATAATACCACTATTGATGATGTGAAACAGTTCTCATTAGATAATAATCTGATTAATGAAAGTGTTACTAAAGAGAATTTTCTCTCATTAGCAAATGGACTTAGTGTATCTCAATTAAAACAAATATTATCTGGCTATAAAATAGATACTAATGGAAATAAAATAGATTTAATAACACGTTTAATTGATAATCTTAATATAACAAATCTTAAAAAGATATTTGACACTAGAGCATATATATTGACTTCACAGGGATTGAATTTAATTATAGATAATCCACAGATATACTTCTACAATAAATTTCTAAAAACATACTCCTTAGAAAAATTTCAGCAACTATACCAGGAAAACAAAGATACATTGAATCTATCACAAATAGGCTTATTATACATGAATAACTATCGAAAGGAATATGCAAATAAACTAAAATGGGGATTATACAAGAATACATACTATGTAGACTATAATATATTCAAATATACAAATAAGAAAAACCCACAATTACTAAGCTTACTGAAAATACTCACATGTGATATAAACCTATGGGAAGACAACATACTTGATAAAGATTCACTACTACTAGCACCAGCAATAACAAATAATATATGTAAAATAGTTTATGATGAAAAGATACAACAAAGTGATTTGAAAGAATTTTTCATAAAAGCAGTAGATAGTCTTGAAATACCTGCATTACTCTTATCAAAAGAAGCAATGTTCCAATACTTAATAAAAATAATAAATAAAGAGCCACTTGATAAAATACAGGAAGAAATAAAAGAAAAATATAATAATTTAGAATCCAAGTATCATTTTGATAATCTAACACAACAACAGGAAGTAGTATATACTATTAATACCTTAATTAACTAACCTCTGTTTGCTTGTTCAAAGTTACCTGATAACATATATACAGTAATTATACCACTTGGACTCTGACTAAGCTCATTAAAAGTATTAATAATGATAGATTTAATAGCTTTCATCTTCTCCTTTCCGGTTTTATATTTAGGTTTATTATTTAACTCTGAATGTCCGGTACTAGGAATCATATGATCTTTCTTAAAAATATAATTAATTTCTTTTAAAAAATTTTCATCAAAGAAGGTTTTTAAAATATTAATAACATCATCAGCAATAGAATTGCCTAAAACATACATCTGCTCTACGATATTACTATCCAGGTTATTCATAGCTAATATTTGCACGACAGATTCATAATCCTTAGCAATATTATTAGTGAAATATCCCTCACATGTATAAGCAAGATATTCATTAGCAACTTTATGATACTGGTCAATCAGTACCATGTAAGCTACAAAACCCTCAATAAAGTCTGTTTTTCTAGAATCTAAAAAGTACATAATTAATTGTTCAAATATCTCACTAAATAAGTGGTGAGATAATTCATGTATTAATGTACAAATTTTCATTGATTCATTCAAATCGTTATCAATATAGATACTATTATAATTATAATATCCATAAACTCCATCTGCCTTATCATATCCTACCTTAGAGTATTGTTTTACAAGTTTTATTAGCTTATTAAGACAAGGTTCATTACTATATCTATTAAGATTCATCAAACCCATATCACGGATACTACGTATTATTTTATTATAAATATCTTCAGTTAACTCAGTATCAACAAGTTTAGACAGATTCTCATTTGTAAAGAACGTGTCACTATCATTATATTCAGCTCCATCTTTTATTCTTCTAGATTTCAAGACAGAGCCACAGTTTATACAATACTTTAATAGTGGATAATTCTCAGTACCACAATATGAACAATATTTACTATACTTCATTTTCTATCAAATCTTTCGATAATTGAATATCCTATTTTCATATTAAATAATTATAAAAAAATATTTTTGGAATAATATACTTATTCAAGCATATCATTAACAGTTTTAATCTTTGCATTTAATGTTCTATTTTCAACATCTCTTCTATCATCAACTTTAATAACAGTATATACTCTACCAGTTCCAGCAGTAAATACTGCTTCCTGAGCTTTAGCTATTGCAGTATATAATTCTTTATAATTATCTGCTTCAATTTGAGTTCCCATACCTGTTAACTGATAATTTAATCCTGAATCTTTTATTGCTTGAACTGCTTTTGTTACAAATTCTTTACATTCTGTATTATCTATTCCAACTGGTAATATTGCAAAATCTGCTGTTATCATCATTATCACATCCTAATATTAAATTTTATATAATTTTCCATATTTCATTATAGTTTCTTCATTCATCTTATATAATTCATCAATGAGGTATGTTCTAAAGGATCCACTCCCTTCATTGTTAATCTGTACTTTTCTATAAGCTTTTTCTCCAGCTATTGCCATTGATAAACTACCCATAATTGCAGCATCTAATGGGTTAGTAACAGCTGTAAATGAGCCTATTACACAGGTTAACATACAGCCGCTACCCGTGATTTTTGACATGATTGGTTCACCATTATCTATTAAGTAAACATCTTTTCCATCAGAAATCATATCTACGGGTCCAGATACAGCTATTATAGTATTTAAATTGCTGGCTATTTTTTTTATAATCTCACAGTTTTCCTTCATATTCATTTTATTTATAATATCATCATCAGCTACATCTACTCCTTTTGCTTTAGCATTATCCTCAATGATATCATATAAGTAGCCTATTGCCTTGATTTCAGACATGTTTCCTCTTATAACTGAGACAGATGACCTGTTTATAATATCTATTGTTGTATCATTTCTTAGTTTTGATACACCAACAGCCACTGGGTCTAATACTAAGGGGGTTCCTGTTTCTTTTGTATGTGTTGCTGCTACTTGCATAGGTTCTATCTGGTCTTCTAATAGTGTTCCTAGATTGATAACTGTTGTTCCTGCAATTTCAACAAATTCTTTCATTTCAGGAGTTTCATTTGCCATGGAAGGAGATCCACCTATTGCTAGTACTGCATTAGCACAGTCATTTATTGTAACATAATTTGTTATACAATGTATTAGTGGACATTTAGTTCGTAGTTTTTCTATTGTTTTACTACATTCACATAATTTTTCTTTATCTATCTTTGTCATATTGTTTCCTCTATTGTTTCTATTATTATCTTTGTTATTGGTAATTAATAATTATTATATATTAATAATGATAGAATAAAATAAATGTGAAGAAAATTATTGTATTATGATTAAAATGAAAACTAAAATTTGTCCTAGATGTGGCTCGGAGAATATAGAGTGGATTATACCACAAAATTGGTCTATGTGGTCATGTAATAATTGTGATTATACTGGTCCTGTAATTGAAGTAGATGAAGCTGTTGAAAAACAATTACAGGAAAACTGGAAAAATCACAAGAATGAAATATTAAATAAAAATAAGAATGATGAAGATGATGAAGAGGATGATTTATCTGATGAAGAATTAGAGGAGAAGTTAGATAAATTATTTGATGATTAAAATCATTTAATTATTTTCTTTTAGTTTCTTTTTCTTAGCTTTTAATTCTTCTTCTTTTTTGTTTCTTTTATCTACTTCTATCTTGTTAATTTTGGATTGTTTTCTTTCATAATAAGTTATTGGTATTAATATTAGAATTATTATGATTGCTGCTATTGTTATTCCAAAATATTTTCTAATTATTTCTTCTATAAATAATAGTAAAGGTAGTAGTATTATAAAACCTATACTTG
This genomic interval from Candidatus Methanosphaera massiliense contains the following:
- a CDS encoding SAP domain-containing protein, translating into MDSVGMDKINDLTEGPLFDEFIKATGLTSDDAMYLKNQLIDDYNNYRINEDSVEDRLNELVNTILISKGYDIGLDPEEKLLTYYYNQDYTLMHCTVCGNPILYNDNYCSKCGSRTQYHSNTSLGFFNNRKINNIPDNNTIQEDFSDNTVNEIMFDDNVFKYAIVTYLNILNDPSSDNLDDNTFNYYNTTIDDVKQFSLDNNLINESVTKENFLSLANGLSVSQLKQILSGYKIDTNGNKIDLITRLIDNLNITNLKKIFDTRAYILTSQGLNLIIDNPQIYFYNKFLKTYSLEKFQQLYQENKDTLNLSQIGLLYMNNYRKEYANKLKWGLYKNTYYVDYNIFKYTNKKNPQLLSLLKILTCDINLWEDNILDKDSLLLAPAITNNICKIVYDEKIQQSDLKEFFIKAVDSLEIPALLLSKEAMFQYLIKIINKEPLDKIQEEIKEKYNNLESKYHFDNLTQQQEVVYTINTLIN
- the thiM gene encoding hydroxyethylthiazole kinase yields the protein MTKIDKEKLCECSKTIEKLRTKCPLIHCITNYVTINDCANAVLAIGGSPSMANETPEMKEFVEIAGTTVINLGTLLEDQIEPMQVAATHTKETGTPLVLDPVAVGVSKLRNDTTIDIINRSSVSVIRGNMSEIKAIGYLYDIIEDNAKAKGVDVADDDIINKMNMKENCEIIKKIASNLNTIIAVSGPVDMISDGKDVYLIDNGEPIMSKITGSGCMLTCVIGSFTAVTNPLDAAIMGSLSMAIAGEKAYRKVQINNEGSGSFRTYLIDELYKMNEETIMKYGKLYKI
- a CDS encoding zinc ribbon domain-containing protein; this encodes MKYSKYCSYCGTENYPLLKYCINCGSVLKSRRIKDGAEYNDSDTFFTNENLSKLVDTELTEDIYNKIIRSIRDMGLMNLNRYSNEPCLNKLIKLVKQYSKVGYDKADGVYGYYNYNSIYIDNDLNESMKICTLIHELSHHLFSEIFEQLIMYFLDSRKTDFIEGFVAYMVLIDQYHKVANEYLAYTCEGYFTNNIAKDYESVVQILAMNNLDSNIVEQMYVLGNSIADDVINILKTFFDENFLKEINYIFKKDHMIPSTGHSELNNKPKYKTGKEKMKAIKSIIINTFNELSQSPSGIITVYMLSGNFEQANRG
- a CDS encoding MTH1187 family thiamine-binding protein, encoding MITADFAILPVGIDNTECKEFVTKAVQAIKDSGLNYQLTGMGTQIEADNYKELYTAIAKAQEAVFTAGTGRVYTVIKVDDRRDVENRTLNAKIKTVNDMLE